In Patescibacteria group bacterium, a genomic segment contains:
- a CDS encoding GIY-YIG nuclease family protein, giving the protein MFIVYVLQSLKDNKTYVGYTDNFERRFKQHNSGKSKSTKNRAPFKLLFEEEFENSVEAKKRELWWKSGIGRKKLKEYFDKIKK; this is encoded by the coding sequence ATGTTTATTGTTTACGTCCTTCAAAGTCTCAAAGATAACAAGACATACGTTGGATATACCGACAATTTTGAGAGACGATTCAAACAGCATAATTCAGGGAAATCAAAATCTACAAAAAATCGAGCGCCATTTAAATTACTCTTCGAAGAAGAATTTGAAAATTCAGTTGAAGCGAAAAAACGAGAGTTGTGGTGGAAAAGCGGAATTGGAAGAAAGAAACTGAAGGAGTATTTTGATAAGATCAAGAAATGA
- a CDS encoding glycosyltransferase family 2 protein: MKKLSSLSVVYPVFNDSYSLSQLIKKTVGFLPFVANEYEIIIVNDGSDDKTTKILLSEFEEKIPFLSVINHKKNLGYGAALATGFAKAKSDFIFYTDSDGQYDPLELKKLVAKFNDKVDLVTGFKLNRADTWFRRIIGFLYNHFVKILFNLNVRDVDCDFRLFRRSLLQGLNFKIASGAFDVDFMKKLQQKKVRFREVPVHHYKRQYGKSQFFSFLNIARSLFDLTKI; this comes from the coding sequence ATGAAAAAACTTTCTAGTCTTTCGGTTGTCTATCCGGTTTTTAATGACAGTTACTCTCTTTCTCAATTGATTAAGAAAACCGTTGGGTTTCTGCCTTTTGTCGCCAACGAGTACGAAATCATTATAGTCAATGACGGCAGTGATGACAAGACAACCAAAATCTTATTAAGCGAATTTGAGGAGAAAATTCCGTTTTTAAGCGTAATTAACCATAAGAAAAACTTGGGTTATGGAGCCGCTCTCGCAACGGGATTTGCAAAAGCGAAGTCTGATTTTATTTTTTATACCGACAGTGATGGTCAATATGATCCTCTGGAACTTAAGAAATTAGTCGCCAAATTTAATGATAAGGTCGATTTAGTTACCGGTTTTAAGCTTAATCGAGCCGACACATGGTTCAGAAGAATAATCGGATTTTTATATAATCATTTCGTTAAAATTCTCTTCAATCTTAATGTCCGTGATGTTGATTGCGACTTTAGACTTTTCCGCCGAAGTCTTCTTCAGGGGCTGAACTTTAAAATCGCCAGCGGCGCCTTTGACGTTGATTTTATGAAAAAGCTGCAACAAAAGAAGGTTCGTTTCCGAGAAGTCCCCGTGCATCATTATAAAAGACAATACGGAAAATCGCAATTTTTTAGTTTCTTAAATATTGCTAGAAGTTTGTTTGATTTAACAAAAATATGA
- a CDS encoding DegT/DnrJ/EryC1/StrS family aminotransferase, with translation MKPKIKIPIVNLQKNYQGLQKEINQTVHKIFRKGNFILGENVYFFEKEFSQYLGVKYAIGVASGTDALILAFKSLGIRSEDEVIIPANSYPTAFAVASVATPKLVDIDPRTFNMDVSKIEKAITVRTRAIVPVHLFGLAAEMKSILKVAKKHHLFVIEDVAQAHGASYEGKKLGTLGDLGCFSFYPTKNLGCCGDGGMVVTNNKKLAALIRQLRTYGEKKRYQSLRPGVNSRLDELQAGILRVKLKRLDSYNQLRQKVASHYFSCLKNEKIILPPEKSDGSHVYHLFTIRARERDRLKRYLKKHGVETNIHYPLPVHLVKAFSSLKYKKGDFPQAEKACKEILSLPCYPELTTSQITNICNLIKSSLK, from the coding sequence ATGAAACCCAAAATAAAAATACCCATTGTCAACTTGCAAAAAAATTATCAAGGTCTTCAAAAAGAAATAAACCAAACCGTTCATAAAATTTTCCGGAAGGGTAATTTTATTCTCGGAGAAAATGTTTATTTTTTTGAAAAGGAATTCAGTCAATACCTGGGGGTAAAATACGCCATCGGTGTGGCTTCGGGAACGGACGCTTTAATCTTAGCCTTCAAATCACTCGGAATCCGCTCAGAAGATGAGGTTATTATCCCTGCCAACAGTTACCCGACCGCTTTTGCGGTTGCTTCGGTAGCCACGCCAAAACTTGTCGATATTGATCCGCGGACTTTTAATATGGATGTTTCAAAGATAGAAAAAGCCATCACCGTTAGGACCCGCGCCATTGTGCCCGTTCATCTTTTTGGTTTGGCCGCGGAAATGAAATCAATTCTCAAAGTGGCCAAAAAACACCATCTTTTTGTCATCGAAGACGTCGCCCAAGCCCACGGAGCCAGTTATGAGGGTAAAAAATTAGGCACTTTAGGAGATTTGGGTTGTTTCAGTTTTTATCCCACCAAAAATTTAGGTTGTTGCGGCGACGGGGGAATGGTGGTCACCAATAATAAAAAATTGGCCGCATTAATTCGGCAGTTAAGAACCTATGGAGAAAAGAAACGTTATCAAAGCCTAAGGCCGGGAGTAAATAGTCGACTTGATGAACTCCAGGCTGGGATATTGCGCGTTAAACTTAAAAGACTCGATTCTTATAATCAATTACGACAAAAAGTTGCTTCCCATTATTTCTCCTGTCTTAAAAACGAGAAGATTATTCTTCCTCCCGAAAAATCTGACGGCAGCCACGTTTACCATCTTTTTACGATACGCGCCAGGGAAAGAGACAGACTCAAAAGATATCTGAAAAAACATGGGGTCGAAACAAACATTCATTATCCATTACCTGTCCATCTTGTTAAAGCTTTTTCCTCTTTAAAATATAAAAAGGGAGATTTCCCGCAGGCCGAAAAGGCGTGCAAAGAAATACTTTCCCTTCCTTGCTATCCAGAACTCACCACCAGCCAAATAACAAATATTTGCAATCTTATTAAATCTTCATTAAAATGA
- a CDS encoding dTDP-4-dehydrorhamnose 3,5-epimerase family protein, whose protein sequence is MKINFLSVNNQDGLIEGIKLFKLKVNRDSRGILMETFKTSWPEVFGPDLPFGQSYCSVTNPGFARDEDRWHYHPTKQTDRFVVVKGSAVFAIYDSRKDSKTRGHLNLFLMGDINGDKGHYLLVIPRNVLHGFCVVSREPCYLISYISTLYDPNEEGRISFTESGVVFPDGTPFSWKPVREQFISQK, encoded by the coding sequence ATGAAAATCAATTTTCTTAGCGTTAACAATCAAGATGGTCTTATTGAAGGAATTAAGCTCTTTAAACTCAAAGTTAACCGCGATTCAAGAGGCATCCTCATGGAAACCTTTAAAACAAGCTGGCCAGAGGTTTTTGGTCCGGATCTTCCCTTCGGCCAAAGTTATTGTTCGGTAACCAACCCGGGTTTTGCCCGTGATGAGGATCGCTGGCATTATCACCCGACCAAACAAACGGATAGATTTGTTGTTGTCAAAGGAAGCGCCGTTTTCGCTATTTACGATTCGCGAAAGGATTCGAAAACTCGCGGACATTTAAATCTTTTTTTGATGGGGGATATAAATGGGGACAAAGGACACTATCTTTTGGTTATTCCCCGTAATGTTCTGCACGGATTTTGCGTGGTAAGCAGGGAGCCTTGTTATCTTATCTCTTATATTTCCACCCTGTACGATCCCAATGAAGAGGGGAGAATTTCCTTTACGGAATCAGGCGTGGTCTTTCCTGACGGAACACCATTCTCTTGGAAACCGGTAAGAGAACAGTTTATCTCCCAAAAGTGA
- a CDS encoding 50S ribosome-binding GTPase codes for MEIQERIAQIEEEIRKTPHHKGTDHYLGKMRARIARLEDELAEKQSKKGGGGAAFAVAKQGDATVVLVGYPSVGKSTLLNLLTEANSRVAPYAFTTITVIPGMMDYKGAKIQILDLPGLVGGAAKGKGRGREILSVVRSADLLLLILDIQKSEEQLKSIETELYAAGVRINQKPPLVLIKKKAKGGLRSNVSLALAIASEFRLVNAEIQVKEDLNVNQLIDAFLGNRVYLPALTVINKIDQRNNYEKNPDFLYLSGLLGQGVEELKEKIWQELNLIRVYLKTPGCEADKDKPLILKKGQTVKDAVFKISQELQVKEAKVWGQSVKFPGQNVGLNHKLADEDILTFGR; via the coding sequence ATGGAAATTCAGGAAAGAATTGCCCAAATTGAAGAAGAGATCAGAAAAACCCCTCATCATAAGGGAACCGATCATTATCTGGGAAAAATGCGGGCGCGGATTGCCAGACTCGAAGACGAACTGGCCGAAAAACAAAGTAAAAAAGGCGGCGGTGGGGCGGCTTTTGCCGTGGCCAAGCAGGGTGACGCGACCGTCGTTTTGGTCGGTTATCCTTCGGTGGGTAAATCAACGCTTTTAAACCTTCTGACCGAGGCCAATTCCAGGGTGGCGCCTTATGCCTTTACGACCATAACCGTGATTCCGGGGATGATGGATTATAAGGGGGCGAAAATCCAGATTTTGGATTTGCCGGGCTTGGTCGGAGGCGCCGCCAAGGGCAAGGGACGGGGCCGGGAGATTCTCTCCGTGGTCAGATCAGCCGATCTTTTGCTTTTAATTTTGGACATTCAAAAAAGTGAAGAACAGTTAAAAAGCATCGAAACAGAGCTTTATGCCGCCGGTGTCAGAATTAATCAAAAGCCGCCGCTTGTCCTGATCAAAAAGAAAGCCAAGGGTGGTTTAAGAAGTAACGTCAGTCTGGCTTTGGCCATAGCTTCGGAATTTCGTTTGGTCAACGCGGAAATTCAGGTGAAAGAAGACCTAAACGTTAACCAATTAATTGATGCCTTTTTAGGCAACCGGGTTTATCTGCCGGCTTTAACCGTTATCAACAAAATAGATCAGCGGAATAATTATGAAAAAAACCCCGATTTTCTTTATCTTTCCGGACTTTTAGGCCAAGGGGTTGAAGAACTAAAAGAAAAAATCTGGCAAGAATTAAATTTAATCAGAGTGTATTTAAAAACGCCAGGTTGTGAAGCCGATAAAGACAAACCGTTAATCTTAAAAAAAGGGCAAACCGTTAAAGACGCCGTTTTTAAGATTTCTCAAGAATTGCAAGTTAAAGAGGCCAAAGTCTGGGGTCAATCGGTGAAATTTCCAGGCCAAAACGTCGGTCTTAATCATAAACTTGCGGATGAAGATATTCTCACTTTTGGGAGATAA
- a CDS encoding HD domain-containing protein — protein MRKKTKNANFSSQDLIRIPTESNELLEKVLQEINRNVEVKTLWRVMNVNAIERLHMTDHGSVHFQIVANSGLRLLRLLVKRKIEMSVTKNYKLSHKYAELVVLLASLFHDLGMSINREGHEDFSLFLTENLLKDFLSFLPTEERVIIKSEVLHAIISHRSDGRPITVEAGIMRVADALDMSQGRSRIPFEAGNIDIYSISAYAIDNVEIKEGKEKPVQINVYMNNSSGIFQVDQLLKSKLENSGISQYIGIKAFVVGEAEKKLINEFDLTP, from the coding sequence ATGAGGAAAAAAACGAAAAACGCGAACTTTTCTTCTCAAGATTTAATCCGCATCCCGACGGAAAGTAACGAACTTTTGGAAAAAGTTCTTCAGGAAATAAACCGAAATGTTGAGGTTAAAACGCTTTGGCGGGTCATGAACGTTAACGCTATCGAACGCCTGCACATGACCGATCACGGCTCGGTCCATTTTCAGATTGTGGCCAACAGCGGGCTTCGCTTATTGCGGCTTTTGGTTAAAAGAAAAATTGAAATGTCCGTGACCAAAAATTATAAACTTTCCCATAAATACGCCGAACTTGTGGTTTTGCTGGCCAGTCTTTTTCATGATTTGGGCATGTCGATTAATCGGGAAGGCCATGAAGACTTTAGTTTGTTTTTGACGGAAAATCTTCTTAAAGATTTTTTATCTTTTCTACCGACCGAGGAAAGAGTCATCATTAAATCAGAAGTTTTACACGCCATTATCAGCCACCGCAGTGACGGCCGGCCTATTACCGTTGAAGCGGGGATTATGAGAGTGGCCGACGCTTTGGATATGAGTCAGGGACGCTCCCGGATTCCTTTTGAGGCCGGAAATATCGACATTTACTCCATCTCCGCCTACGCCATCGATAACGTCGAAATCAAGGAGGGTAAGGAAAAACCGGTCCAGATTAATGTTTATATGAATAATTCCTCGGGTATTTTCCAGGTTGACCAGCTTTTGAAAAGCAAGTTGGAAAACTCGGGTATTTCGCAATATATTGGGATTAAAGCTTTTGTCGTCGGCGAAGCGGAGAAGAAATTAATCAACGAGTTTGATCTAACGCCCTAA
- a CDS encoding NAD-dependent epimerase/dehydratase family protein has protein sequence MKKILVTGAFGLVGTDLVEALTKKYSAKNIVTLAHKATRDSQTIVENGDVTDLLSLDKIIKKHKINEIYHLAGLLSVGSEKNPQLAWDVNLGGLKNILDLAVKYKAKVFWPSSIAAFGSTTPKINTPQSTILEPTTMYGVNKVAGELLCQYYFLKYGLDVRSLRYPGLIGYKAPPGDGTTEYAVHIFYGAIRQKHYTVFLKENTRLPMMYIDDAIDGTIKLMEAPAKKITIRTSYNFAAISFTPRELIGEIVKLAPDFTYNYKPDDRQKIADSWPNSIDDRKARKDWNWKPKYDLAKLTKVMYEGLKNKLGR, from the coding sequence ATGAAAAAGATACTGGTTACCGGCGCGTTTGGATTAGTTGGTACGGACCTGGTCGAAGCTTTAACTAAAAAGTATTCTGCAAAAAATATCGTTACCCTTGCTCATAAAGCCACAAGAGATTCTCAGACAATTGTTGAAAATGGCGATGTCACCGATCTCCTTTCCTTAGATAAAATCATTAAAAAACACAAGATAAACGAGATTTACCACCTTGCCGGTTTGTTATCGGTTGGCAGTGAAAAAAATCCTCAACTTGCCTGGGATGTCAATTTGGGTGGTCTTAAAAATATTCTTGATTTGGCAGTCAAATATAAAGCAAAGGTTTTCTGGCCAAGCTCTATCGCTGCTTTTGGTTCGACGACGCCGAAAATCAATACTCCTCAATCGACGATTCTTGAACCGACGACAATGTACGGAGTCAATAAAGTTGCCGGTGAACTCTTATGCCAATATTATTTTTTAAAATACGGGCTGGATGTCCGCAGCCTTCGCTACCCGGGGCTTATCGGTTATAAAGCCCCTCCGGGTGACGGCACAACCGAATATGCCGTTCATATTTTCTATGGAGCCATACGGCAAAAACACTACACTGTCTTTTTAAAAGAGAACACGCGTTTGCCCATGATGTATATTGACGACGCGATTGACGGAACCATCAAACTTATGGAAGCGCCGGCAAAGAAAATAACTATAAGAACCAGTTATAATTTTGCCGCCATCAGTTTTACCCCAAGAGAATTAATTGGGGAAATTGTTAAATTGGCGCCTGATTTTACTTATAATTATAAACCTGACGACCGGCAGAAAATTGCCGATTCCTGGCCGAATTCGATTGATGATAGAAAAGCGAGAAAAGACTGGAACTGGAAACCCAAGTATGACCTGGCAAAATTAACTAAGGTTATGTACGAAGGATTAAAAAATAAATTAGGGCGTTAG
- a CDS encoding GIY-YIG nuclease family protein: MKWYVYIVECSDGSLYTGITTDIKRRIIEHNNDNIKGAKSLRPKRPVTLKYFEEYNNQSEARKRESAIKKWARDYKIKLILNKKKGLP; this comes from the coding sequence ATGAAGTGGTATGTTTATATTGTAGAATGTAGTGATGGGTCCCTTTACACAGGAATAACGACCGATATCAAAAGAAGGATAATAGAACATAATAATGATAATATTAAAGGCGCAAAATCACTTAGACCAAAGAGACCAGTAACACTCAAATATTTTGAAGAATATAATAATCAATCAGAGGCACGAAAAAGAGAAAGCGCTATTAAAAAATGGGCTAGGGATTATAAAATTAAACTAATTTTAAATAAAAAGAAGGGTTTACCCTGA